A stretch of DNA from bacterium:
GCGCCCGCTCTCCTGTGTGCGTGCTTCGATGTCTGCGAGCATCTTCCGGGCAGTGATGCCCCCCTCGTGCGCGGTCTGAATGTTCGTGGCCAGAATCCTGATGCAGCTTGCGATGCCCTCCGGGCAGCTTTCCCAGTTCGCGATGGCTCTCAAATCCCGCACGCTGTCGCGCACGGTGTAATGGGTGTTCGCCTCGTATCTGCCCAGCGTCTCGGCGCTGAGTTCGGTGCCCTGCGTAGTCTCTTTCATCGCGCTCTCCTTGCGTGCGGTCTTACTGGGCCAAAGGGCCGGATCGTTCGAAGGCTGATACTTCCCTGTCGGGTTCACTTCGTCCAGCGTGGGAGCATTCAAACCGCACCCCTGTGCGGAGGCCTCGATGCTACCCGTTTCAGCTTCGCTGAACTTGCCCTGTTTCGCCATGGTTTTTCGCCTCGTTTTGTCGGTGAACCTCGCGGCCCTTTTTGTTGCCGCATGAATCCAATCTATATGAAAAAAAAGTTTGTCAAGGGGTAGAAGAGGAATCCCGCGTAGGCGAGAGACGGTGGTCTAAACACTGTAAACCCCGGAAAGGCCCGTAAACATTGAAGATCTGAGGGGCGAAATCGGGAATCGGTGACGGGTGGTCTACATGCTCCAATTGCCGCTGGACCCCATCCCATGGCCAATGCAATGCATAAGAAGCATAAGGAAGACGGGGGCCCATGCATAGTATGGATCGCATCATGGCCGCGCATGCGCACTAATGAGCAAAACAGCCCGATTTGGCCTCGCGCTAGGTTGGCGGGGGCGCGGTCTAGAGGAGGGAGGGGTAGCATCGGCGAGCCGGCGGAACTGAATCCTATCTATACCTCCTTCTCCAGATTTTTCGTCCCCCTTTTCCCGTCACGGGCCCAGCTATCGGGAAGAACGTGACGTAAGGTGCATGATTGTGCCCCTTAATGGCATGATCGTACCCGGTCGGGTCTCTTATGCGGAGGCTATAACAGGGGTTGGCGCTATTATAGTATAGCCCAGGGGGGCTGAGCTATGGCGTGGTGTACTTAAAGCTCACTATAGCGGTGCTTAGGCAGGTTTAGGCACAGAATAGCACGTTTTGTGCGGTATTAGCCCTGATCCGCACATGTTGCGCCGACGCAACAGAAACTTCAAGGGTATTGCGAGTTGTGAAAACGGCTGTATATTTGTAAGGAGTTCTTTTAGAGTTACTACAGACTCTAGAGTCCGTCGTTTGTGCTGTTTGTTTAGAACTGCTTAAGACTTCTACAGTGAGTGCGCGAGTGGTTTGGGCGGGGACAACCCACAACCCAGGCCGGGCAGGGGTCGCAACCCGGGGTTCGAATCCCCCCGCGCATGTGTCAGGAGAAGTGGGTACTTTTGGTGACAAAAGGAGGGGGGCATGAATGGCGAGATCGACGGTGAGTGCGGGGGATCATGCGTTGGAGGGTCTTCGCAGGCAACTGGCGTATCCAGAGATAGAGAGGTTCCGCCAGGAGAGCGTCAACCTTTTCAGTCCGTATTTTTATGGAGCCGGCATGGTGAGCAAGACCACCTTCCCGGACTGGAAGGCGGAGGCGGGGAATGAAAAGATCCCCTGGAATGTTCGAGTCATGGAGAGAAGCCCTTATGAGCGTTGGGGCTTGGATGGCCCTGTCGTGGCTCCTCGTGTTGATCCTGTCCCTTCTCCTGAGGATGTGTCTGTGACCCATGATGATCTCCAAGAGCTTCTCGAGGGCCGGCTCATCACCCACTTCACGGCTGCTGAGATCTGCCCCAGGGCCCTTCCCCCTGCCTCAATATGGACCAACATCATTCCCACACTTCGGTACGCGGAAGTACTCAGACGAGAGTTTGGCCCCTGTACCGTACACTCTGGGTATCGCGACCCGGTCCATAACAAAGCGGTCGGCGGAGCGAAGCGGTCCCTCCACGTAGCCTTCAATGCGTTGGACCTGAGTTTCAGGGATGGAGACCCCTCCGAGTGGGCAGACATCGCGCTCCTCGATGGGCTCAATCAGTTTGGTGGGGTAGGTTGCTATCCCACCTTCGTTCACATCGATACACGATATCTGGTGTTTGGAAGACCCCCGACAAGCTGGGAAGAATGACATACCAGAAGAGCACGGGCAAGCTGCCCCGGGTATTCAACCACTTCCTGGGTACTGGCGGGAACGATGCGCCCTGGATGACCACGATGGACCCGCACGTAGCCGAAACGGACTACTACGTCACCCCCCCCGTGGGAGAGGTGTGGGAGGTCCGGAAGCTGCTCTGCTCCTACGAGGCCGAGAACCTGATGGAGGTCGAGCAGTTCGGTGTGGACTTCGCCCTCAATGGCGGGATCAGTATCGTGGTGAGCCGCGCCGGGGTGGAGCAGGTTCTCAACTACGGCCTGCCCATCCAGAACAACGGCGACTTCGCCGTATGCGGTTTCGACGTCACGTGGGAAGAGCATCCCATCTTCAAGTTCCCTGAGAACGAAAGGGTCGGCGCCATCCTTCGTTTCGAGC
This window harbors:
- a CDS encoding D-Ala-D-Ala carboxypeptidase family metallohydrolase, which produces MARSTVSAGDHALEGLRRQLAYPEIERFRQESVNLFSPYFYGAGMVSKTTFPDWKAEAGNEKIPWNVRVMERSPYERWGLDGPVVAPRVDPVPSPEDVSVTHDDLQELLEGRLITHFTAAEICPRALPPASIWTNIIPTLRYAEVLRREFGPCTVHSGYRDPVHNKAVGGAKRSLHVAFNALDLSFRDGDPSEWADIALLDGLNQFGGVGCYPTFVHIDTRYLVFGRPPTSWEE